The DNA region TTCCATCCTGATTTTTTACAATCTCTCCTTTCGAAAATCCGCTATAAAGATTCAATACTTATCTACCAAAGGAAGATTGTTTATGTTACAAATTTTATTAAATTTGAATTGGATTGCTATCGGATTGGCATTCCTTGTCTATTTTTTTCTAGGTTACGTTTGGTTTACCATTTTATTTGAAAAACCATATAGAATATCTCTCGGAAAAGAAAACGAAACACCTACACCGTTAACAGCAATATTTATCATTGGCCCTGGAATTTGTACTCTATTCAATTTAGTCACCACAGCCATTTTCTTCTCAACTTTGCAAATCAACCAAATGGCCGATGCACTCCGATGGGGATCTTTGATTGGAATTGGATATTTAGCTGCCAATACCTTTACTATCGCCATCAATCCAAACATTCCGAGGCCCATTCTATATGGCATCATTTCCAGCGCCTACCACCTCGTAGGAATCAATATCGCCTCTTTTCTACTCATCCAAAACTTCTAAACACATAAAAAAAGCCGCTTCCCTTTCGGAGGAGCGGCTTTGATCCAAACCAATCTACCAACTTAGCAAACTAAGTCGGCGTAGTTTGTATTTTTGGCTTAACCCTTACGCTACTGGACCGTATTGGCTGTAGTCAAATTCTTTGGAACCAGTGAGGTATTTTTTGTAGTTCTCAATGAATTGTTTTGCAAGGTCAGTTGCCGTTTTGTCGTAGTCTTCTTTGTTTTCCCAAGCATTACGTGGGTTAAGGATATGTGAATCCACACCTTCGATGGTTTTTGGGAAAGACACTTGGAATACTGGGTGTTTTTCGAACTCGGACTTTTCAATGTTACCGTTAAGGATTTCATTGATGATTTGGCGAGTGGCAGGAAGGTTCATACGTTTTCCTACACCATACTTTCCACCAACAAGACCTGTGTTGATGAGGTATGCATTTACTTTGTGTTTTTTCATTTTTTCACCGAGTAACTTTGCATAGTATGTTGGGTGAAGAGTCATAAACGCCTGACCGAAACAAGCAGAGAAAGTTGCTTGTGGTTCTTTCACACCGCGCTCAGTTCCCGCAACCTTAGCTGTGTAACCAGAAAGGAAGTGATACATTGCTTGTTCGATAGAAAGTTTAGAAACCGCAGGAAGGACACCGTAAGCATCGTAAGTAAGGAAGATCACTGTGTTTGGGTGACCTGCTTTGGATCCTGGTTGAATGTTGTCGATGTGGAAGATTGGGTAAGATACTCGTGTGTTTTCTGTTTTCGCAGCAGAAGAGTAATCTACCTTTTTAGTTCCTGCATCAAACACAACGTTTTCGAGAAGGGCATCACGACGGATCGCAGCATAGATTTCTGGTTCTGTTTTTGGATCTAGGTTGATGGTTTTTGCATAACATCCACCTTCAATGTTGAAGATTCCGTTATCGTCCCAACCATGTTCATCATCACCGATGAGTTTGCGAAGTGGGTCAGTAGAAAGAGTTGTTTTTCCTGTTCCAGAAAGACCAAAGAAAAGAGCGCTGTCTCCATCCTTACCAACGTTAGCTGAACAATGCATAGTGAGCACGTTTTTAAGTGGAAGGTAGTAGTTCATGACAGAGAAAATTCCCTTTTTCATTTCCCCACCGTATTCCGTTCCACCAATGATACAGATTTTTTTTGCCAAGTGGAAGATCACAAATACATCGGAGTTAAGGCCGTGTTCTTTGTATTTTGTGTTTTTGTAACCAGAAGCGTTGATGATAGTAAATTCTGGATTTAGTTTTGCGAGTTCTTCTTTGGTTGGGCGAAGGAACATGTTTGTGCAAAAGTGGTGTTGCCAAGCTCTTTCTGTAACCACACGGAGAGAGATACGTGTGTCATCGTTAGTTCCAGCATGACCATCAAAAACATAAAGTTTTTTGTTATCGAGGAATTTGGTTACTTCTGCATAAAGTTCGTTGAAGATGGCTTCGGAAACCTTTGTATTGACCGGGCCCCACCAAATGTTATTTTGGGAAGAAGGTTCATCGACAAAGTATTTGTCTTTAGGGGAGCGACCCGTAAAAATTCCGGTATCTACCATCATCGTTCCGTTATCAGAAGTAACACCTTCTTTGTTGTTCAATTCGTGCTGGTAAATTTCTTCGTAAGATAAGTTATGGAAGACTTCGGATGGTTTCAGGCCGAGTTCAGCAAGGCCTTTTAGATTAGTAGATACTGACATGGATCTCTCCTCGATTTCACTTTGTGTTTTTCTAGCTTCTTATTTTGCGAGTCGGTGTCAATAACAGAAAATGAAGATTCTACACGCATCGGCAGAATATTTTCCTTACATCAAGATGGGTGGCCTTGCAGATATGCTTGCCTCACTCACCAAAGAACAGGCCAAGACCGAAGAAGTTTATGTCGCATTACCTTTGATTGGTAGGTTGGGAAAACCTCCCCAGTGGACTGGTCAAAAATTTCCTGCCCTTCTCCCCAAAGATGCCCCAATCGATTCCGTGGTGGCATCTGTTCTCAAAGCCTCACGGTTTTTGGAAGCGGAAGAAGGTGGTGTGAAGTTATATTTTTTTGAATCAGAATTATTCCAACCACTAGATTCCATTTATGGTCATGCGGAAGAACACTTTCGGTTTGCCATGTTTTCTTATGCTTGTTATGCTTTAAGTCAAATTCTAAATGTAGATGTTTTCCATGCCCATGATTGGCATACAGCACTCTCACTTGCCTTACAAAAGGATTCTGTAAAACCAATACCCAGTGTTTTCACCATCCACAATTTGGCTTACCAGGGGGACCATCCCTTTTGGATGACAGGATTTTTAAAAGAAGATCCTTTTCGACTCATCACAAGTCCCTTTGACCATGATGGAAAATGCAATTATATGAAAGCAGGAATTCTTTCTGCGAATCAAATTACCACAGTCAGTCCAGGCTATAGACAAGAAACGCTCTCAGAACCAAATGGATTTGGTCTCAGTTATTGTTTAAACCAAAGAGCATCTGACTATTCGGGAATTTTAAATGGAATCGATACAGAAGAATGGAATCCAAAAAAAGACAAACGGATTTACAAAACCTACTCGGTACGGAATTGGAAAGAAGGAAAATTAAAAAATAAAAAAGAGCTCTATCTAGAAATTGGAAGGCCTTCTTTACCTCTGGATGCCCCTCTCGTTGGTCTTATCGGAAGACTTACCTACCAAAAAGGATTTCCTACATTCTTAAAAGCATTGTCCGAAAGACACCACCTATCACACCGTTATGTGATTCTTGGCTCAGGTGATCAAGAAACAGAAAATGCTTTTTTCCATCTTTCCGAAACCATTCCTGATGTATTTTATTTTTATAAAGGATACAACGAAAGTCTTGCCCATAAAATCGAAGCGGCTAGCGATTTTTTTCTGATGCCATCCCTCTTTGAACCCTGTGGCCTGAACCAAATGTACAGCCATACTTACGGAACCATCCCCATTGTTTCTCGTGTGGGAGGACTGAAAGATACAGTAGAAGAATCCATTTTTTTACCATTCAAAACTGGAATTGTTTTTGAACCAAATGACGTGGGTTCGTTGGGATATGCCCTCGAACGCGCCAAAGACCTATTCGAATCTATCGACCGCGAAATCGTTGTAAAAAACATTATGAATTTGGATTGGAGTTGGAAAAAAAGAAAATTAGAATATGATTTAGTTTATTCTAGAGCAATTGAATCAAATCTATAAAATTTACTTTTAATATTTAAATTATTTGGCGCCTCGAACTTGTTAGTTGATGTTAATCCCACCTAAGAACGACCGCGCTTTACGCTCCAATCTTTCGCTTCGCGAAAGGATTTCCGCTGCAATCGCTGGCGCATGGAATTTTAAGTTTACATGAGTCCAAATCATATTGGAAACTTCCTCGCAATTCCCCTAATAATTTTTCATTTTAAAACCCACAAATGACTTGTGAAAGTTCACCTTATCTGTTCTTTTTAAAGTCTAACTCAATAATTAATTTCCATCATTCATTCCATATGATGGATTTGGAAAGTAACATGTTGTCACAAAATCGAATTTATACTTTTACCTTTGTTCTTTTCCATTTTCTCTTGATTGGTTTTTTTTTCAGCCATTGCAAACTGAACCTAAACAATCCCAGCGATCCTAGATCTAAAAGTTATTTTGAAACCGCAATTTGGAATGCATTTTTAAATACACGCTGTATCCCCGATGTACGAGGAAGTTTTTCTTTGGGAACTGGAAATACACTAGTCATTCCACTTTCAGTCAAAGCTTTAAAGAGTGGAAACACTGTAGTCACAGCAGTCACCCAAGAACCCTTAGCTTGGAATGGAAACACATACGGAATCCATACCAACCACCAAAACTCTGTTTTAAACGGAGTGGTTTTTGTCATTGATCGGTATTTTTCTCGCATTCTTTGGTTAGATTATTTGGGAGAAATGAGTTACGGGGTGGAAGATTGGCCAATCCCTGAAGTGGTTTCTGTAGATGAATTTTCCAATGGGGATCTTGGTTTTTTTGCACTCGTCAATGGAACTGGGAGATCCAATACCCTGAATGCAAAATCAGGTACATTAGCATTTTACCTTGCTAGATACAACCAGTATACCGGTGAAATCATTTGGCAAGGTTATGCCAATAAAGACAATACAAGGCTCTCTAACAAAGGATATGCTATGACGATCACTCCTTCTGATCAAATGGCAATTTTATACCAAGGTGTATCAGAAGCGTCCACGCCAACTGTTGATTCCACGGGACTTAGTTTTCCTGGATTACCAACACCCTCCACCGCAACAAATTCTACCATAGCGA from Leptospira noumeaensis includes:
- a CDS encoding glycogen/starch synthase, whose translation is MKILHASAEYFPYIKMGGLADMLASLTKEQAKTEEVYVALPLIGRLGKPPQWTGQKFPALLPKDAPIDSVVASVLKASRFLEAEEGGVKLYFFESELFQPLDSIYGHAEEHFRFAMFSYACYALSQILNVDVFHAHDWHTALSLALQKDSVKPIPSVFTIHNLAYQGDHPFWMTGFLKEDPFRLITSPFDHDGKCNYMKAGILSANQITTVSPGYRQETLSEPNGFGLSYCLNQRASDYSGILNGIDTEEWNPKKDKRIYKTYSVRNWKEGKLKNKKELYLEIGRPSLPLDAPLVGLIGRLTYQKGFPTFLKALSERHHLSHRYVILGSGDQETENAFFHLSETIPDVFYFYKGYNESLAHKIEAASDFFLMPSLFEPCGLNQMYSHTYGTIPIVSRVGGLKDTVEESIFLPFKTGIVFEPNDVGSLGYALERAKDLFESIDREIVVKNIMNLDWSWKKRKLEYDLVYSRAIESNL
- the pckA gene encoding phosphoenolpyruvate carboxykinase (ATP); this translates as MSVSTNLKGLAELGLKPSEVFHNLSYEEIYQHELNNKEGVTSDNGTMMVDTGIFTGRSPKDKYFVDEPSSQNNIWWGPVNTKVSEAIFNELYAEVTKFLDNKKLYVFDGHAGTNDDTRISLRVVTERAWQHHFCTNMFLRPTKEELAKLNPEFTIINASGYKNTKYKEHGLNSDVFVIFHLAKKICIIGGTEYGGEMKKGIFSVMNYYLPLKNVLTMHCSANVGKDGDSALFFGLSGTGKTTLSTDPLRKLIGDDEHGWDDNGIFNIEGGCYAKTINLDPKTEPEIYAAIRRDALLENVVFDAGTKKVDYSSAAKTENTRVSYPIFHIDNIQPGSKAGHPNTVIFLTYDAYGVLPAVSKLSIEQAMYHFLSGYTAKVAGTERGVKEPQATFSACFGQAFMTLHPTYYAKLLGEKMKKHKVNAYLINTGLVGGKYGVGKRMNLPATRQIINEILNGNIEKSEFEKHPVFQVSFPKTIEGVDSHILNPRNAWENKEDYDKTATDLAKQFIENYKKYLTGSKEFDYSQYGPVA
- a CDS encoding DUF1761 domain-containing protein, with protein sequence MLQILLNLNWIAIGLAFLVYFFLGYVWFTILFEKPYRISLGKENETPTPLTAIFIIGPGICTLFNLVTTAIFFSTLQINQMADALRWGSLIGIGYLAANTFTIAINPNIPRPILYGIISSAYHLVGINIASFLLIQNF